In a single window of the Burkholderia contaminans genome:
- a CDS encoding AraC family transcriptional regulator has protein sequence MEIDARTPQLKRITPDHAARLPAPSPTARLATLIAAYAPHDGTFELPVRGMRIGRASASPPHWNHGVHHACLSIVGQGAKSTRVGDDTYVTDESRMMVATADLPVTGRVIRANPAEPFLYVQLDLAVDRIAALTPRVFPHGLPKAVDYGALDTHDTPPEIVDAIARLMQLIAQPDDIDLLAPLIVDEILIRLLRGPSGARVAQVGVADSTTQRISRAVAWIRDHYLDPMTVESLARQVDMSPSTFHHHFRAVTSMSPLQCQKVLRLQEARRLMCLSAMDARQACRSVGYVSASQFSREYARLFGDAPGRDVLKLRDEAVPLSRVAP, from the coding sequence ATGGAAATCGACGCCCGAACGCCGCAGCTAAAGCGCATCACGCCCGATCACGCCGCTCGGTTGCCGGCCCCGTCGCCCACGGCCCGGCTCGCTACGCTGATCGCCGCTTATGCACCGCACGACGGCACGTTCGAACTCCCGGTACGCGGCATGCGCATCGGCCGTGCATCCGCGTCTCCGCCGCACTGGAACCACGGCGTGCACCACGCGTGCCTGAGCATCGTCGGGCAAGGCGCGAAATCGACGCGGGTCGGCGACGACACCTACGTGACCGACGAATCGCGAATGATGGTCGCGACCGCGGACCTGCCCGTCACCGGCCGCGTGATACGCGCGAACCCGGCCGAGCCGTTCCTTTACGTGCAACTCGATCTCGCCGTGGACCGCATCGCGGCACTCACGCCGCGCGTGTTTCCGCACGGGCTGCCGAAGGCGGTCGACTACGGCGCGCTCGACACGCACGATACGCCGCCGGAAATCGTCGACGCCATCGCGCGCCTGATGCAGTTGATCGCGCAACCGGACGACATCGACCTGCTCGCGCCGCTGATCGTCGACGAGATCCTCATCCGGCTGCTGCGCGGCCCGTCGGGCGCGCGCGTCGCGCAGGTCGGCGTGGCCGATTCGACGACGCAGCGCATCTCGCGCGCCGTCGCCTGGATTCGCGACCACTACCTCGACCCGATGACGGTCGAATCGCTCGCGCGGCAGGTCGACATGAGCCCGTCGACTTTCCATCACCACTTCCGTGCGGTCACGTCGATGAGCCCGTTGCAATGCCAGAAGGTATTGCGGCTGCAGGAGGCACGGCGCCTCATGTGCCTGTCGGCAATGGATGCGCGGCAGGCGTGCCGCAGTGTCGGCTATGTGAGTGCGTCGCAGTTCAGCCGCGAATACGCACGCCTGTTCGGCGATGCGCCGGGCCGCGACGTGCTGAAGCTGCGCGACGAAGCCGTGCCGCTATCCCGCGTCGCGCCGTAG
- a CDS encoding LysR family transcriptional regulator encodes MDTLQMMRIFVRVAEEGSFTSAAQRLDITTAYASRSVAQLETHLRTRLLNRSTRRIALTDAGQRYLDRCQRILGYIEEAESEAADAQAKPSGRLHVHATTSFGQAYVVPAVVRYRQRYPSVAVELTLSQHVPDIIDEGYDVSLQLSATELPDSGLVSQRLGEVHSVLCASPAYLKERGTPRTVRDLDGHACLQIVTPVFPRDRWHLDGPDGPETFDLPLPDFQVNIADALGAALRAGLGIGSLPMSSALPALASGSLVRVLPDYRLQKLTVYTLYASRQYLDAKIRTFVDFLRECVPEMLAADEAALHASCKS; translated from the coding sequence ATGGACACGTTACAGATGATGCGCATTTTCGTCCGGGTGGCGGAAGAGGGCAGCTTCACGAGCGCAGCCCAGCGCCTGGACATCACGACGGCTTACGCATCGCGGTCCGTCGCGCAGCTCGAAACGCACCTGCGCACGCGCCTGCTCAACCGCAGCACGCGCCGCATCGCGCTGACCGACGCCGGGCAGCGCTATCTCGACCGCTGCCAGCGCATCCTCGGTTATATCGAAGAAGCCGAATCCGAGGCGGCCGACGCACAGGCAAAGCCGTCCGGGCGGCTGCATGTCCATGCGACGACGAGCTTCGGCCAGGCCTACGTGGTGCCCGCGGTCGTGCGCTACCGGCAGCGCTATCCATCGGTCGCGGTCGAGCTGACGCTGTCGCAGCACGTGCCCGACATCATCGACGAAGGCTACGACGTGTCGTTGCAGTTGAGCGCGACGGAGTTGCCCGATTCGGGGCTCGTGTCGCAGCGGCTCGGCGAGGTGCACAGCGTGCTGTGTGCGTCGCCCGCGTATCTGAAGGAGCGCGGTACGCCGCGCACGGTGCGCGATCTCGATGGCCATGCGTGCCTGCAGATCGTCACGCCCGTGTTTCCACGCGACCGCTGGCATCTCGACGGTCCCGACGGCCCCGAGACGTTCGACCTGCCATTGCCGGATTTCCAGGTGAACATCGCCGATGCGCTCGGCGCCGCGCTGCGCGCCGGCCTCGGCATCGGTTCGTTGCCGATGTCGTCGGCGTTGCCCGCGCTGGCGAGCGGCTCGCTGGTGCGCGTGCTGCCCGACTACCGGTTGCAGAAACTGACGGTCTACACGCTGTATGCATCGCGCCAGTATCTCGATGCGAAGATCCGTACGTTCGTCGATTTCCTGCGCGAGTGCGTGCCCGAAATGCTGGCCGCCGACGAAGCCGCACTGCATGCCTCCTGCAAGTCCTGA